The Nocardioides sp. S-1144 genome includes a region encoding these proteins:
- a CDS encoding DUF3072 domain-containing protein: MTESNTHSTDDVLGGDQPGTTEKDPQDWATGDEPMTGAQRSYLDTLAREAGETISADLTKAEASEHIDRLQAATGRGTDS, from the coding sequence ATGACCGAATCGAACACGCATTCGACCGACGACGTCCTCGGCGGCGACCAGCCCGGCACCACCGAGAAGGACCCCCAGGACTGGGCCACCGGCGACGAGCCGATGACCGGGGCCCAGCGCAGCTACCTCGACACCCTGGCGCGGGAGGCCGGCGAGACGATCTCGGCCGACCTCACCAAGGCCGAGGCCTCCGAGCACATCGACCGCCTGCAGGCCGCGACGGGTCGCGGCACCGACTCCTGA